The following nucleotide sequence is from Gymnodinialimonas sp. 202GB13-11.
CGCCACGCGCACTTCTTCGTCTTCGACGACAAGCAGGTTCCAACTGCCGCCGATCCCTTCCTGCAACGCATCCAGCGGCACCCATGTGCCCGAAGCCTCGACCCGAGAGGTCAGCGTCAGCGTTGCGGTCTGCCCGAAGGTCGGTATGTCATCCGTCAGCAAAGTGAACAGAACGGTGCGTGTCCGCGTGACCGGGTCGATGTCCGGTCGGACTTGCGACAGCCGGGCGGGATAGGTTTGCCCGCCAATCTCGATCGAAACCTCGCCGACGGCGGTCGCATCGACCGACAGCGGAAGGCCGACGCGCACCTCTGGTGCAGCCGTCTCAATCAGGGTCAGCACCGGCGCGCCCGCCGATAAGGTTTCGCCCCCATCCACGTTACGCATCCCGACACGGCCCGCGAACGGCGCGCGCAGTTCCGACTTTTCCAGATTGATCTCCACAGCATCGATCGCAGCGGCAATCTCCATCATGCGGCTTGCCAATTCATCGCGGGTGGCAAGCGCCTGATCCACCGCTTCCTGGCTGACATGGCCGTCGGCCAGAAGCGCCTGGGCCCGTGCAAAGCGGGTTTCGGCCAGTTCCAGTTGCGCGCCGGTGGCCGATTGGCTGGCCTCTAACCTCGTGCGCTCTGCTACCAGCAACGAGGTGTCGAGCCGCGCAATAACCGTACCTGCCTCGATCTCCGCGCCTTCCGAGACGGACACGTCACGCAACCGTCCGGCCAATTCGAACGACAAAACCACGCTGGACGCCGCTTCGACCTGGCCTACGAATTGCCGGGGGATGTCGAACCCGTCGGACACCTCAAGCGCCACAACCTCAACCGGGGTGGGATCAGCTACGTGGGTCACAGCTGTGGCCTCGGCGCGGTTGGCCAACTGCGTTGATCCGAAGAATACTGCGGCACTTGCGCCCGCAACCACGGTCATCGTGAGGGTGACGGTTGCAAGCCGGCGAAGGATGCGTCGCCAAAGAACCGGTTTTGCTTGATTGACCATGGCTGTGACCTTTCAATGTTAGAGGCTCTAACATATGTTAGTAGCTCTTACTTTGACAAGGGTTACGAAGTCTGAAAGCACTTGGATCATGAAAAGTTCTGAAACAGTTACGCCCCGCACGGGCTATCATCACGGGGATTTGCGGGCGCAGTTGATCGAGGCGACGCGCCAATTGGTGGAGGAAAAAGGCCCCGATCACCTTTCGGTCTCAGAAGCCAGTCGCCGTGCCGGCGTTTCAACCGCCGCACCTTATAAGCATTTCAAAGACAAGGATGATCTGCTGCGAGCCGTGGCGTTTCAGGGGATGGAACGGCAATATGATCAGATGCTGGAAGCCATCGCGCCGCTTGCCCCGCGAAGCCTGGCCCGCATCTCTGCCCTCGGGCACGTCTACATCAACTTCGCCAGAACAGAGCCAGCCGTTTTCCGCCTCATGTTCGGCCTTTCGGAGGACCATGCCGAAGACGAAGCAATGGTCGAGAAGGGGCGCAGCACCTTCGCTGTCGTTCAAAAAGAAGTCGCTGCATTCCGCGGCAGCGACACGGTCGAGGAGATAGATCTGCGCCGCGCCTTCCAATTGTGGAGCTTCGTGCACGGTCTGTCGTTTTTGCTGATCGACGGGAAGCTAAAGCAGATGGACATACCGTTGAACCTTGAAGACATGCTGGACGACGTGGGGCGGAGAGTGATGCTGGATGCCTAACTGCAAGCGCCGTGAAACGACCCAGAGCGGACCCTAGTCAAGGAGAGAACGCCGCGGCGCAGTGCAGCAAACAGGTGTAGAGTTGAAACGATCCTAGGGGTGAGCTGTCGGTTGGCTAAGGAACGATCGTATGAGGCTACTCTGCTCCGCGTCACGAAAACTCGATGGTCCGAGCGGATTTGCGACGTATCAATGTGGGGGCACAATGAAGGCTGCCTTGCATAGCTGGGACTCGGTCGACAATCGCGCTGACAAGCGCAGATGCAGCTTCCTCGCCGATGCGTTTTGCTGGCAGGCGAACGGTCGTTAGCGGAGGCTCAATTTCCGCGGAACCTTTGAAATCTCCAATTCCCACGATCGAAACATCGTCGGGTACCGAAAACCCCGCAGCCTTTGCGCCGTAAAGGGCGCCTGTCGCCAGAATATCGTTGCCGCAAATCAACGCGGTCGGAATATCAGTCCGCGACAGTAGTTTCTCGGTGTCTCGTTTCGACGCGGAGATGCTGTAGACGGTGGTCAAAGACCAGTCAGGAGGTAAGTCCACTCCGGCTTCTGACAAAGCATCCAGAATAACGTTCCGGCGCGCCTGGGCGCGATCGTTTCCGTCTGTTGGAGGAAACATGCAAGCAATGCGCCGGTGGCCAAGCGAAAGCACATGCTCGGCAATTAGCTGTCCGGCGAGCTCGTTGTCCGCTCCGATGGACGGATAGCGTGACTTGGGGGAGTAGTTCCACATCAACACACACGGAACGGCTTGCTGGTCGATGAGCTGGAATACAGCGTCATCATGATCAAGACCGGTCAACACAACGCCATCAACGCGATGCTCAAGGAACTTCCGAAGGATTTCGTATTCCTTCTGTTGATCGTAGCCATGGGAGGCGAGCAGAATGGTAAACCCTTTTTCCGCTACGCTGTCCGAGAACGCTTGCACAACTTCCGCAAAGATTGCGTGGTCCAGGGTCGGGATTAGAACGCCGATTGTGCCGGATCGAATACCATGAATTGTTTGCGCCGCCCGGTTGCGGATGTAGCCCGTGCGCCGGATCGCCGCGTCGATGCGTTTGCGCGTCGCTGGCTTCAACAATTCGGGATGATTGAAAAAACGAGAAACCGTGGATGCGGAAACTTTCGCGGCCTTTGCCACCGAAAAAATGTCTACTTTTCTATCTTTTTCAGTCATTTACGTTTAATTTCAGAGCTTTTTATGAAAACATTTGCAAAACTATTTTCATGACATAGCCTTCTGGGTCAACCGCTGAGTGTTTGGGAGGGCCGAGGCGCGTGGACTTTCTTTTCTACATGGGTGACGTGTTCACGCCGGTGAATTTCGCGCTGCTGTTGATCGGCACTGTAGGCGGCCTGATCCTTGGCGCGACGCCGGGTCTGTCGCCGACAATGGCAGTTGCGCTCCTGATCCCTTTTACCTTCCAGTTGGAGCCGCAACAGGGCCTTATCCTGTTGGGTGCGGCATACACCTCGACCGTCGCAGGTGGCGCGGTTTCGGCAATCCTGCTGAAGATACCTGGGGCGCCTGCAAACATTGCCACCACGCTCGACGGACACACTATGGCGCTGAATGGACAAGGGGCGAAGGCCCTTCAGGTGTCGTTCCTGGCGTCTGCCGTCGGCGGCATCTTCGGCGTGTTACTCTTGATTTTCCTCACGCCGGTTTTGGCGCAATGGGCGCTGGCGTTCGGGCCATCACATCTGTTCTGGCTGGCCATCCTTGGGGTGACGGTGATTGGCACGCTCGACTCCAGTTCAGTCGTCAAAGGACTGTTGTCTGGCTGCATTGGTCTGTGGCTCGCCACGATCGGCTTCGACGACATCATGGGCGCGCAGCGCTTCATCTTCCATTCGTCGCTGAGCGGAGGGATTAACGTGATCCCCGCACTCATTGGCCTGTTCGCGATACCGCAGGTCATCACCATGCTGACCAAAGGCCGCAGCGATAGCGGGGCCGAGGTAATCACCGTTCAGAGGCATCCCATCGGCGCGGCACTCCGCGAAGTCTTTGGACGGCTTCGTGCGCTTTCGATTGGCACAGGTGTCGGTTCGATTATCGGTCTGATCCCGGGCGTTGGGGGTCAGATTGCGGGCTTGGTTGCCTATGACCAATCAAAGAAGTTCAGCGCCGAAAGCGAAAAATTCGGCAAAGGCCATCCTGAGGGCGTGATTGCCGCCGAAAGCGCCAACAACGCGATGGTCGGACCATCGCTTGTGCCGCTACTGACGCTGTCGATCCCTGGCTCCCCAACAGCTGCCGTGCTGCTGGGTGGCCTACTGATCCACGGCATTTTCCCCGGCCCAGATCTGTTCATGAACTATCCCGCCGTGGCGTGGACGTTCATCGACTCGATGCTGATCGGACAGATCCTGATGTGTGTGTTCGGCCTGTTCATCGCGGGGCTGGCTGCGAAGGTGGCGCGTGTACCGCATGCCGTGATGGCGGCCATCGTCCTCGCGCTCGCGGTGTTCGGAAGCTACTCGGTGCAGAATTCGATGGGCGATGTCTACGTTATGGCGACGTTGGGCTTGGGCATGTATTTCCTTGAACGTTTCGGCTTCTCCGCCGCTCCGCTTGTGCTTGGCCTGATCCTTGGACCGATTGCCGAGGCAAATTTCATCCAAGGTTCCATGATTGCCAACGCAACTGTGGGCCTCGGCCCCTACTTCTTCACCGGCGCGTTGAACTGGCTGCTGATCGCCATCGTTGTCGTCTCCATCAGCTACTCTGTCTGGATGGAGTTGCGACAGCGTCGCTACACCACCAAGGACGATGCAGTCGCCAAGGAGGAGAGCCTGACATGAGCGATCTTCCCCGCACCCAACACATCATCGCCTCGGGCCTGATCGCTGCCGTCGGCGTGACCGTCGCCTGGATCAGCTACACGCAGGAACCGGCGCAGGCCTATCTTTTCCCGCGCATGATCTCTTCTGTCTTCGCAGTGCTGGCGATCTGGACCTTCGGCAAGGCCGTTCTGGGCCGCACGAAGGTAGGGAATGGCCTTTCGGCTCAGGCGATGTTCAACATGGCGCCGGGCCTCGTGGTCATGCTGGTCTACGTTTTCTGGGCTGCCAAAGCCTTGGGCTTCTACACCGCCACAACCATCACGGTTTTCATCCTGATCTCACTCTACGATCCTGCCCCCCATGGTGCGGCAAAGACGTGGATCAAACGCATTCTGATCACCGCCGGATTCATGGCGGTCATGTATGGCCTCTTCGCGCTTCTGTTGAACGTGTTCACACCGCGAGAGGTCTTTTTCTGAACCGCAGTCTTTCCGCAGGAAAGCGGGACATAAAGCGGCAGAACCAATCTTAGGGAGGAAAGACAAATGAAAAAGTGGATTGCAGGGGCCGCAATGGCCCTGACCGCGATGTCCGGAGCGGCCTTTGCCGATGGGCACGCAGACTACCCTGAACGCCCACTGCTGCTGATGGTCAGCTATGGCGCCGGCGGGGCGACCGACTTTCAGGCGCGCATCGTGACCATGACAGCGGGCAACGAAGACGCCCTTGGCATGCCTATCGCGATCCTGAACCGTCCCGGTGCGGGTGGACGCGTCGGCTGGAACTGGTTCGCGACGGAAGCCGAGGCCGATGGCTACACACTCGGGGCCTATAACATCCCGCACTTCATCGCACAGTCGATCGAAGGCGGCGTGGAATATTCCACCGAAAGCTTTGAGCCCATCGCCAATTGGGGCGCGGACCCGGCCGTGTTCGTCGTGCCGACCGACTCGGAATTTCAATCCATGGCCGATGTCGTGGCCTATGCCACGGAAAATCCCGGCGGCCTGACCTTCTCAGGCGCTGGCCTGTTTGTGGGACACCACATCGCAGCGCTTCAGCTTGAACAGGCGACTGGCGTGGAGCTGGCCTACATCCCCAACAACGCCGGTGGCGCAGGCGCGATGCGCGCCGTGATCGCAGGTGAGGTTCTGGGCGGGGTCAACAACCTGTCTGACGCGTTCCGTGCGCAGGAAGCGGGCAACGTGCGCATCCTCGGCGTGTTCGACCTTGAGCGGAACGAGTTCCTACCCGATGTGCCCACAATGATGGAACAGGGCTATGACATCGACAACGCGTCGGTGAACTTCCGCGGTGTAATGGTGCCCGCTGGCACCCCGCAGGAGATCATCGATCACCTGGCCGCCATCGTGCCGAGCATGTTCGAAAACGACCGTGTCGCGCGCCGCATGGAGGCCGGTGGCTCGCCCATGCACATCATGACCCGCGACGAGGTGCTTGAGATGTGGGCCGCACGTCAGGAAACGCTAGAGGCGCTTCTGGCCGACCTCGACAACTGAGCTTATCTCGGGGCGGGCATATCCGCTCGCCCCGATTACCAAACTGACAGGATGCACGCCCGTGTCTGACCTTGATCCCATTGCTGAAGTGGATGCTATCGTTGCGCGCTCTCGCGCCGCGCAGGCCGCATATGAAAAGGGCGGAAGCCAAGCGCTCTATGATCGCGCCGCGCAGGCTGCCGCCTGGGCCATCATGGAACCCGCCCGCAACCGGCATCTGGCCGAGTTGGCCGTGCAGACGACGGGGCTCGGCAATGTGCCGGACAAGATCACTAAGAACCATCGCAAAACGCTGGGTCTGATGCGTGACATCGCCGACGTCACAACCCATGGGATCATCAGCGATGATCCGGAGACCGGCATTACCGAGATCGCTCGTCCAATCGGAGTAATCGGCGCGGTCGTGCCGTCGACTAATCCCGGTGCGACGCCGGCAAACAACATCATTAATGCGTTAAAATGCGGCAATTCCATCGTCGTATCGCCGTCACCCAAGGGGGTGCCGACGTGTGAGGTGTTGCTAGAATACATTTACGTTGAATTCGACAAGGCCGGGATCGACCGGGACCTTGTGCTGATGATCCCGGGGCGCGGCTCCAAAGAAAAGACGCAACGCCTGCTCGAGACCTCCGACTTGATCGTCGTGACCGGCAGCCAGAACAACGTGAAGCGCGCTTATACATCCGGTACGCCGGCCCTGGCCGTTGGGGCCGGGAATGTCTGCGTGATCGTGGACGAAACCGCAGACCTCGCCTCTGCCGCCGAAAAGATCGCCGCGTCCAAATGCTTCGACAATGCAACCTCGTGCTCATCTGAGAATGCTGTCGTCGTGGTCGACGCCATCTACGATGCGTTCGTAGCGGAAATGGCGAAAACAGGCGGCGCATTAATCACCGACGAGACGAAAGTCACCGAAAAGCTTTGGGTCAAAGGTACGCTGAACCCCCGCGCCATTGCGCAGGACGCCTCCGACATGATCGCAGCACTCAGCCTAACGGGGCAAGTGCCGGACGACACTCAATACTTGGCCGTAGAGGCCAAGGGGATTGGGCCGGGCCATCCGCTTTCGGGCGAGAAACTCAGCCGCGTGCTGTCCGTTTATCGCGCCACCGATTTTGCGGACGCCGTCGAAACCACTCTCAAGGTGCAGTTGCATCAAGGCGCGGGCCATTCGGTTGGTATCCATACCATCGACCCGGATCGCCCGATGGTGCTGGCCAACGCCATTCCGACCAGCCGTGTGATCGTGAACCAAGCCCACACTTTTGCGACCGGGGGCTCTTTCACGAATGGGATGCCATTCTCACTATCGATGGGGTGCGGATCGTGGGGCGGGAATTCCGTGAACGAGAACCTGCATTGGAAGCACTTCCTGCAATCGACAAAGATTGTGCGTGAAATCCCGGCCCGTGAACCAGAGCTGACGGATATTTTCGGCGCCTATTGGGCGGAGGTCGGCAAGTGATCTTCGACCCGACCATGCCGCCTGCGGGCACCGTGCGCGACTGGCTCGATGCCCGTGCCGAAGTTGGCGGAACGGCCTTCGTTTTCCCCGAAGGCGATCCGCCGCTTCGCTGGGATGAGGTGCGCGATAAGGTGCGCGATATGGCGACAGGGATCGTGGCACTCGGCGCGCAAAAGGGCGAAAGCCTCGCGATTGTGCATCCAAATGGCCGCGACGGAGTTCTGGCGCTTTTTGCCACGCTCTATGCCGGGTGCAGGGCCACCATGATCAACCTCGCCGCAGGCCCGACCGCGATCGCCTATGCGTTGGAACATTCTCAAGCCCGCTTTGCATTCGTCCATGACAGTCAGGCGGAGACATTTCGTGAGATCGCGCCTGCGGGACTGAGCCCTATCGCGTCAAAGGATCTTCCGGGCGGGGATGTTTCGCTTCCCGACCTTGGCCCGGATGACCATGGATTGCTGATGTACACGTCTGGCACAACCGGCACGCCCAAGGGCGTTGTGCACAGTCATGCAAGCCTGCTTGCCGGTGGCTGGACCACTGCCGTCGCCCATGACCTCACACCGGAAGACCGCGCCTTCTGTGTGCTGCCGATCTACCATATCAACGGGCTGTGCGTGACGTTGATGGGGCCTTTGGTGTCCGGCGGCTCCACCGCTGTCGTGTCGCGTTTCTCAGCCCGCAAGTTTTGGGATCAGGTGAACAAGGCCGAAGCGACATGGTTCTCCGTCGTTCCAACAATCATCAGCCATCTATTGCACGGCAAAGCTGACCCGGCTGCTGCTGTGATCGACCGTTTACGGTTCGGACGTTCGGCGTCTTCGGCGCTGGCGAAAGAGACGCAATCCGCGTTCGAGGACCGATTTGGAGTGCCGATCATCGAGACGATGGGACTGACCGAAACAGCAGCGCAGGTGCTGTCGAACCCGTTGCCACCCGGCACCCGCAAGATCGGATCACCCGGCCTCGCTTTCGGGAATGAAGTCTGCATCCTGACCTCTGATCTGCAAAAAGCGGCCCCGATGCAGCAAGGCGAAATTGCGATCCGTGGTCCCAACGTCATGATCGAATACCTTCATAATCCGGAAGCAACCTCCGCTACCTTCCACGGCGACTGGCTCCGAACCGGCGATCTTGGGCACATAGACAAAGACGGCTACGTGTTTGTCACCGGTCGCCTGAAGGAGCTGATTATCAAGGGTGGCGAAAACATCGCACCGCGGGAAATCGACGAGGTGCTTTATTCAGAGCCGGATATCATCGAGGCCGCAGCCTTCGCGCGCCCTTGCAACAGCTATGGCGAAAGAGTGGAAGCCGCCGTCAGCATAAAGCCGGGTTCACCTCTCACTGAAGCAGCTTTGATAGAGCATTGTCGGAACCAGCTTGGGGACTTCAAAGCGCCGGAGCGGGTGCATTTCCTCGATGAACTGCCAAAGGGTCCTTCGGGAAAAATTCAAAGACTGAAGCTTGCAGCGCTTCTGTAGTGTCGCGCATCAAATGGAGCATGATTTCCTATTGCGTGGCTTAGCCTCCGGTAGTCCTCGTTCCTAAGGCAAGACCCACCGCGCCGATCGATTGGGCGGCATGGCCCCAAACGCCTATCGGCCATTTGATCGGCGGTT
It contains:
- a CDS encoding efflux RND transporter periplasmic adaptor subunit, encoding MVNQAKPVLWRRILRRLATVTLTMTVVAGASAAVFFGSTQLANRAEATAVTHVADPTPVEVVALEVSDGFDIPRQFVGQVEAASSVVLSFELAGRLRDVSVSEGAEIEAGTVIARLDTSLLVAERTRLEASQSATGAQLELAETRFARAQALLADGHVSQEAVDQALATRDELASRMMEIAAAIDAVEINLEKSELRAPFAGRVGMRNVDGGETLSAGAPVLTLIETAAPEVRVGLPLSVDATAVGEVSIEIGGQTYPARLSQVRPDIDPVTRTRTVLFTLLTDDIPTFGQTATLTLTSRVEASGTWVPLDALQEGIGGSWNLLVVEDEEVRVALVEIRHADAARAYVSGTFAPGAQMIRTGAHRVVPGQAVQPIVAAE
- a CDS encoding TetR/AcrR family transcriptional regulator — encoded protein: MKSSETVTPRTGYHHGDLRAQLIEATRQLVEEKGPDHLSVSEASRRAGVSTAAPYKHFKDKDDLLRAVAFQGMERQYDQMLEAIAPLAPRSLARISALGHVYINFARTEPAVFRLMFGLSEDHAEDEAMVEKGRSTFAVVQKEVAAFRGSDTVEEIDLRRAFQLWSFVHGLSFLLIDGKLKQMDIPLNLEDMLDDVGRRVMLDA
- a CDS encoding LacI family DNA-binding transcriptional regulator, which translates into the protein MTEKDRKVDIFSVAKAAKVSASTVSRFFNHPELLKPATRKRIDAAIRRTGYIRNRAAQTIHGIRSGTIGVLIPTLDHAIFAEVVQAFSDSVAEKGFTILLASHGYDQQKEYEILRKFLEHRVDGVVLTGLDHDDAVFQLIDQQAVPCVLMWNYSPKSRYPSIGADNELAGQLIAEHVLSLGHRRIACMFPPTDGNDRAQARRNVILDALSEAGVDLPPDWSLTTVYSISASKRDTEKLLSRTDIPTALICGNDILATGALYGAKAAGFSVPDDVSIVGIGDFKGSAEIEPPLTTVRLPAKRIGEEAASALVSAIVDRVPAMQGSLHCAPTLIRRKSARTIEFS
- a CDS encoding tripartite tricarboxylate transporter permease, whose amino-acid sequence is MGDVFTPVNFALLLIGTVGGLILGATPGLSPTMAVALLIPFTFQLEPQQGLILLGAAYTSTVAGGAVSAILLKIPGAPANIATTLDGHTMALNGQGAKALQVSFLASAVGGIFGVLLLIFLTPVLAQWALAFGPSHLFWLAILGVTVIGTLDSSSVVKGLLSGCIGLWLATIGFDDIMGAQRFIFHSSLSGGINVIPALIGLFAIPQVITMLTKGRSDSGAEVITVQRHPIGAALREVFGRLRALSIGTGVGSIIGLIPGVGGQIAGLVAYDQSKKFSAESEKFGKGHPEGVIAAESANNAMVGPSLVPLLTLSIPGSPTAAVLLGGLLIHGIFPGPDLFMNYPAVAWTFIDSMLIGQILMCVFGLFIAGLAAKVARVPHAVMAAIVLALAVFGSYSVQNSMGDVYVMATLGLGMYFLERFGFSAAPLVLGLILGPIAEANFIQGSMIANATVGLGPYFFTGALNWLLIAIVVVSISYSVWMELRQRRYTTKDDAVAKEESLT
- a CDS encoding tripartite tricarboxylate transporter TctB family protein; this translates as MSDLPRTQHIIASGLIAAVGVTVAWISYTQEPAQAYLFPRMISSVFAVLAIWTFGKAVLGRTKVGNGLSAQAMFNMAPGLVVMLVYVFWAAKALGFYTATTITVFILISLYDPAPHGAAKTWIKRILITAGFMAVMYGLFALLLNVFTPREVFF
- a CDS encoding tripartite tricarboxylate transporter substrate binding protein; its protein translation is MKKWIAGAAMALTAMSGAAFADGHADYPERPLLLMVSYGAGGATDFQARIVTMTAGNEDALGMPIAILNRPGAGGRVGWNWFATEAEADGYTLGAYNIPHFIAQSIEGGVEYSTESFEPIANWGADPAVFVVPTDSEFQSMADVVAYATENPGGLTFSGAGLFVGHHIAALQLEQATGVELAYIPNNAGGAGAMRAVIAGEVLGGVNNLSDAFRAQEAGNVRILGVFDLERNEFLPDVPTMMEQGYDIDNASVNFRGVMVPAGTPQEIIDHLAAIVPSMFENDRVARRMEAGGSPMHIMTRDEVLEMWAARQETLEALLADLDN
- the sauS gene encoding acylating sulfoacetaldehyde dehydrogenase; this translates as MSDLDPIAEVDAIVARSRAAQAAYEKGGSQALYDRAAQAAAWAIMEPARNRHLAELAVQTTGLGNVPDKITKNHRKTLGLMRDIADVTTHGIISDDPETGITEIARPIGVIGAVVPSTNPGATPANNIINALKCGNSIVVSPSPKGVPTCEVLLEYIYVEFDKAGIDRDLVLMIPGRGSKEKTQRLLETSDLIVVTGSQNNVKRAYTSGTPALAVGAGNVCVIVDETADLASAAEKIAASKCFDNATSCSSENAVVVVDAIYDAFVAEMAKTGGALITDETKVTEKLWVKGTLNPRAIAQDASDMIAALSLTGQVPDDTQYLAVEAKGIGPGHPLSGEKLSRVLSVYRATDFADAVETTLKVQLHQGAGHSVGIHTIDPDRPMVLANAIPTSRVIVNQAHTFATGGSFTNGMPFSLSMGCGSWGGNSVNENLHWKHFLQSTKIVREIPAREPELTDIFGAYWAEVGK
- a CDS encoding AMP-binding protein, whose amino-acid sequence is MIFDPTMPPAGTVRDWLDARAEVGGTAFVFPEGDPPLRWDEVRDKVRDMATGIVALGAQKGESLAIVHPNGRDGVLALFATLYAGCRATMINLAAGPTAIAYALEHSQARFAFVHDSQAETFREIAPAGLSPIASKDLPGGDVSLPDLGPDDHGLLMYTSGTTGTPKGVVHSHASLLAGGWTTAVAHDLTPEDRAFCVLPIYHINGLCVTLMGPLVSGGSTAVVSRFSARKFWDQVNKAEATWFSVVPTIISHLLHGKADPAAAVIDRLRFGRSASSALAKETQSAFEDRFGVPIIETMGLTETAAQVLSNPLPPGTRKIGSPGLAFGNEVCILTSDLQKAAPMQQGEIAIRGPNVMIEYLHNPEATSATFHGDWLRTGDLGHIDKDGYVFVTGRLKELIIKGGENIAPREIDEVLYSEPDIIEAAAFARPCNSYGERVEAAVSIKPGSPLTEAALIEHCRNQLGDFKAPERVHFLDELPKGPSGKIQRLKLAALL